The stretch of DNA TGCGGGACCTGACCCCGGGGATGCGCGAGCTGACCGTGCGCGGGGGTCTGGAGGGGTTCGCGCCCATCGCGCCGGACCAGTTCCTGTACCTGATCACCGCAGCGCCGGGTGGCGGGCCGGTCACGCCCGGGTTCACGATGGCGCAGCTGCAGGAGGCACCCGTCGCCGACCACCCGCCGGCGGCCTACTACACCGTCCGCCGCTGGCGACCCGAGGCGGACGAGATGGACCTGTGGGTCGTCCTGCACGGCCACGACGAGGGGGTCGGCGGGTGGGCAGCCGAGGTCGGGGTCGGCGATCCGGTCGCGCTGTGGGGGCCGCGGTCCACGTACGACCCGCCGGCCGGGACCCGGTCGGTGCTGCTGGTGGGCGACGAGACCGGGCTCCCCGCCATCGCCACGATCCTCGAGCAGCTGGACGAGGGGTGGACGGCCACCGTCGTCGTCGAGGCTGCCGCCCCCTCGCACGCGGTGGACCTGCCCGCCCGGCCCGGGGTGGAGGTCAGCTGGGTGTTCCGGGACGGCGAGCCGGCTGGGACCGGGACCGGGCTGGTCGACGCGGTCCGCGGCCTGGACCTCGACCTCGACGGGCTGTACGCGTTCGGGGCCGCCGAGACCCGCCAGATCGCGGCCGTGCGCCACCACCTCCGCCACGAGCGCGGCATGGCCGCCGACCGGACGCGCATGACGGGGTACTGGCGCCGGCGCGGGTG from Euzebya sp. encodes:
- a CDS encoding SIP domain-containing protein, whose translation is MSRDVAPPVPAIEIRVTGFDQESAAVLAEVADHFNGDHADTVGLMALGAGFSPSEVHSAEIAGVDPHGLDLWVRRTDGVHGPVRLPFDAERPDVDAVRADVFGLIARTRTAVGERVPLTSIEEELASTQDLATFVTTVSAVRDLTPGMRELTVRGGLEGFAPIAPDQFLYLITAAPGGGPVTPGFTMAQLQEAPVADHPPAAYYTVRRWRPEADEMDLWVVLHGHDEGVGGWAAEVGVGDPVALWGPRSTYDPPAGTRSVLLVGDETGLPAIATILEQLDEGWTATVVVEAAAPSHAVDLPARPGVEVSWVFRDGEPAGTGTGLVDAVRGLDLDLDGLYAFGAAETRQIAAVRHHLRHERGMAADRTRMTGYWRRRG